A part of Deinococcus detaillensis genomic DNA contains:
- a CDS encoding cbb3-type cytochrome c oxidase subunit I: MAVQAPAHSAEKPGIGAVIWDYMTTTDHKKIGTLYIGTSIIGFAVAGILAVLIRLQLAVPNNTLLVGNVYNQVLTTHAAIMIFFFLIPIGLFGFGNWFVPLQLGVRDVALPRLNNFAVWLFMFSMILILTGLFHGGVPGVGWTFYYPLSVDANQTGVTVLMVALILNGIASLLGSANFAATIVNMRAPGMSLWKMPIFVWSIFSTSILQLVSLGGLTAAALVTYLDLKVGLSMFNPGINGVPVLMQQFFWFYSHPAVYVMLLPYLGIGAEIASTMARKPMFGYRVMVYSLLGITMVSLLVWLHHMFAIGVPETWQIAFMVATMVVAVPTGVKLFNLIGTLWGGRIIMKTPTYWLIGFIFNFLIGGITGVSLGLIPFDYQVTMSYYVVAHFHNVMMFGTAFLAMGGLYYWWPKMTGRFLDEKLGMWHFWLFMVGSWMTFMPQYILGLLGMPRRYYTYPAGNFAWNELNFISTLGALVLLIGGVVWVWNMYQSWRRPATASANPWGGFTLEWTADSPPKSYDFAHDFPTTFPTERPLYDWEKNGDKLIPVDPSSIHLPQSTVWPFMTALAFALMGYGLSFGWFTSWSPSPAQTPNQLASIILYLSIPFFLYSLFKWAGTPEYDVPVEHHTLTKYSNGFMGMAWFIISEVGLFGVLIAGYVYLRVVGNAVPPITRPSIWLAALNTLILVSSSFVIHKAEQDLHHHRVSRGRLGLLITLILGAFFMIFQVYEFSLFGSESNWMQNLWQTCFFIIVGLHGLHIIIGGVGVALPYYQYMTGKIDKTNHGSLVPASMYWHLVDVVWLFIMAIFYAW; the protein is encoded by the coding sequence ATGGCAGTTCAAGCGCCCGCTCATTCGGCAGAGAAACCCGGCATCGGCGCGGTCATCTGGGATTACATGACCACCACCGACCACAAAAAAATCGGCACGCTGTATATCGGCACGTCCATCATCGGTTTCGCCGTTGCGGGCATCTTGGCGGTGCTGATCCGCTTGCAACTGGCGGTGCCCAACAACACACTGCTGGTCGGTAACGTCTATAACCAAGTCCTGACCACCCACGCGGCCATCATGATCTTTTTCTTTCTGATTCCGATTGGGCTGTTCGGATTCGGCAACTGGTTCGTGCCGCTGCAACTCGGCGTGCGCGACGTGGCGCTGCCGAGGCTCAACAACTTTGCAGTGTGGCTGTTCATGTTCAGCATGATCCTGATTCTGACCGGCCTGTTTCACGGCGGCGTTCCCGGCGTCGGCTGGACATTTTATTACCCGCTGTCGGTAGACGCCAACCAAACCGGCGTGACCGTGCTGATGGTCGCCCTGATCCTGAACGGCATCGCCTCGCTCCTCGGATCGGCCAACTTTGCGGCCACCATCGTCAACATGCGTGCTCCTGGCATGAGCCTGTGGAAAATGCCGATTTTCGTGTGGTCCATCTTTTCCACTTCAATTTTGCAGCTCGTTTCATTGGGCGGCCTGACGGCTGCCGCGCTGGTAACTTACCTTGACCTCAAGGTCGGTCTGAGCATGTTTAACCCCGGCATCAACGGCGTGCCGGTGCTGATGCAGCAGTTTTTCTGGTTCTACTCTCACCCCGCCGTGTACGTGATGCTGCTGCCTTACCTCGGGATCGGCGCGGAAATTGCCTCGACGATGGCCCGCAAGCCGATGTTCGGTTACCGCGTGATGGTGTACTCGCTGCTGGGCATCACCATGGTGTCGCTGCTGGTGTGGCTGCACCACATGTTCGCCATCGGTGTTCCCGAAACGTGGCAGATTGCCTTTATGGTGGCGACGATGGTGGTCGCTGTGCCTACTGGCGTCAAACTCTTTAACTTGATCGGCACCCTCTGGGGCGGGCGAATCATTATGAAGACGCCCACCTACTGGTTGATCGGCTTCATCTTTAACTTCCTGATCGGCGGCATCACGGGCGTTTCACTGGGCCTGATTCCGTTCGATTATCAAGTCACCATGAGTTATTACGTGGTGGCCCACTTCCACAACGTGATGATGTTCGGCACGGCTTTCCTGGCGATGGGCGGCCTGTATTACTGGTGGCCCAAAATGACCGGGCGCTTCCTTGACGAGAAGTTGGGGATGTGGCACTTCTGGCTCTTTATGGTCGGCTCGTGGATGACCTTTATGCCGCAGTACATCTTGGGACTGCTCGGCATGCCCCGCCGGTATTACACGTATCCGGCAGGCAACTTTGCTTGGAATGAACTCAACTTCATCTCGACGCTCGGCGCACTGGTGTTGCTGATCGGCGGCGTTGTGTGGGTCTGGAACATGTACCAGAGCTGGCGTCGTCCGGCGACGGCTTCGGCCAACCCCTGGGGCGGTTTCACCTTGGAATGGACGGCAGACAGCCCGCCCAAGTCCTACGATTTCGCCCACGACTTCCCCACCACTTTTCCCACCGAGCGCCCGCTCTACGACTGGGAAAAGAACGGCGACAAGCTGATTCCGGTTGATCCGAGCAGCATTCACTTGCCGCAGAGCACCGTTTGGCCGTTTATGACTGCCCTCGCCTTTGCGCTGATGGGCTACGGCCTCTCGTTCGGGTGGTTTACCAGCTGGAGTCCTTCGCCGGCGCAAACGCCCAACCAACTCGCCAGCATCATCTTGTACCTGAGCATTCCTTTCTTCCTCTACTCGCTGTTCAAGTGGGCTGGGACGCCCGAATACGACGTGCCGGTGGAGCACCACACCCTGACCAAGTACAGCAACGGCTTTATGGGTATGGCTTGGTTCATCATCTCGGAAGTCGGCTTGTTCGGCGTACTGATCGCTGGCTACGTGTACTTGCGCGTCGTGGGCAACGCGGTACCGCCCATAACCCGTCCGAGCATCTGGCTGGCGGCGCTCAACACCTTAATTTTGGTGAGCAGCTCGTTCGTGATTCACAAAGCCGAGCAAGACCTGCACCACCACCGCGTCAGCCGGGGCCGCCTGGGTCTGCTGATTACCCTGATTCTGGGCGCGTTCTTTATGATTTTCCAAGTCTACGAGTTCTCGCTGTTCGGCTCAGAGAGCAACTGGATGCAAAACCTCTGGCAGACCTGCTTCTTTATCATCGTCGGGTTGCACGGCCTTCACATCATCATCGGCGGCGTGGGCGTGGCCCTGCCGTACTACCAATACATGACCGGCAAGATTGACAAAACCAATCACGGCTCCCTCGTGCCCGCCAGCATGTACTGGCACTTGGTGGACGTGGTCTGGCTGTTCATCATGGCGATCTTCTACGCTTGGTAG
- the coxB gene encoding cytochrome c oxidase subunit II — protein MLNSLFCRAAWRPSRAAKTALGLALLSSSALGQQVNQSLSIGDLSSGYNREMFWLALWAIVISVIIFVGVSWALFYTVQKFREDKNDAAPAQFHGNNRLEVTLVAVPVVIVIVLALLTVRAMARLNPTPAGAYPVTAVAAQFYWNFEYPNVKVDAAAGTGLVTNGNELIVPSKTKIAVTATSRDVIHGFWVPNLGGQRDAIPSVKKTWQIDNDKAGVYQGNCTVLCGASHANMRFKVIALPEAEYQQFVSAAQAYKAPVAAAGTSAAAGYTIFMQGKEGAGACAACHRVQGTAAAGQSGPDLSFFGSRRTLGAGVWEGADVDTHLHQWIKASSSIKPGSVMPHYDGSTQGYPTLTDQELTDLEAYLKTLQLPAEGNYWMKISALVPDAPVPAAQNPTPSSVNAITSASTAMNGGK, from the coding sequence ATGTTGAATAGCTTATTTTGCCGTGCCGCTTGGCGGCCCAGCCGCGCAGCCAAGACTGCTCTTGGTTTGGCCCTGCTTTCCAGCTCGGCCTTGGGGCAGCAGGTTAACCAATCGCTCTCGATTGGCGATTTGTCCTCGGGCTACAACCGCGAGATGTTCTGGCTGGCTCTTTGGGCCATCGTCATTTCGGTTATTATTTTCGTCGGCGTGTCGTGGGCACTGTTTTACACCGTCCAAAAGTTCCGCGAAGACAAAAACGACGCGGCCCCCGCGCAGTTTCACGGCAACAACCGCCTCGAAGTGACGCTGGTGGCCGTTCCTGTGGTGATCGTGATTGTGCTGGCGCTGCTCACGGTGCGAGCGATGGCACGGCTCAATCCCACGCCCGCCGGCGCTTATCCGGTCACGGCAGTGGCGGCGCAGTTTTACTGGAATTTTGAGTACCCCAACGTCAAAGTCGACGCGGCGGCGGGCACGGGCTTGGTCACCAACGGCAACGAACTGATCGTGCCGTCCAAAACCAAAATCGCTGTGACCGCCACTTCACGCGACGTGATTCACGGTTTCTGGGTTCCCAACCTCGGCGGTCAGCGCGACGCCATTCCCAGCGTCAAGAAAACCTGGCAAATCGACAATGACAAAGCTGGTGTTTATCAGGGCAACTGCACCGTGTTGTGCGGCGCTTCACACGCCAACATGCGCTTTAAAGTGATCGCTTTGCCGGAAGCCGAGTATCAGCAGTTTGTCAGCGCCGCTCAGGCTTACAAGGCCCCAGTGGCGGCGGCAGGCACGTCGGCGGCAGCAGGCTACACCATCTTTATGCAGGGCAAAGAAGGTGCCGGCGCGTGCGCGGCCTGCCACCGTGTTCAGGGCACCGCCGCCGCCGGGCAGTCCGGCCCCGACTTGAGCTTTTTCGGTTCGCGGCGCACCCTCGGCGCGGGCGTTTGGGAAGGCGCGGACGTGGATACCCACCTTCACCAGTGGATCAAGGCGTCAAGCAGCATCAAACCCGGCAGCGTCATGCCGCATTACGACGGCTCGACCCAAGGCTACCCCACCCTCACCGATCAGGAGTTGACCGACTTGGAAGCGTATCTCAAGACCTTGCAGCTTCCGGCTGAAGGCAATTACTGGATGAAAATTTCGGCGCTGGTGCCGGATGCACCAGTTCCCGCCGCGCAAAATCCCACTCCGTCCAGCGTGAACGCGATCACTTCGGCCAGCACGGCCATGAATGGAGGCAAATAA